A window of Lysobacter terrestris contains these coding sequences:
- a CDS encoding GspH/FimT family pseudopilin, with translation MHGDNRGAQVGQAITLAMAARRCSLPRRSVAIAANDTNGAGATVRPAAFSATGMPRRLPPQGFTLVELMVAMAVLAILAVAAMPALQGVVNGNRLRAAANETIATLQSARIAAVRFNRRAVACMSADPNAAVPSCQAVDASGWIVFLDANRDGQYAASERLIRRASVTGSVQLLGSAALNSRVTFNADGMARDAGGSLLNAAVGVCLPTTQPQDNESTVSISAGSRIRVSRKNAAGKCITPGDVP, from the coding sequence ATGCACGGGGATAACCGGGGCGCACAGGTCGGACAGGCGATCACGCTTGCCATGGCGGCAAGGCGTTGCTCGCTCCCACGCCGGTCAGTTGCGATTGCTGCCAACGACACGAACGGCGCCGGCGCGACCGTGCGACCGGCCGCGTTTTCGGCGACCGGCATGCCTCGCCGTCTACCGCCGCAGGGCTTCACCCTCGTCGAACTGATGGTCGCCATGGCGGTGCTGGCGATCCTCGCGGTTGCCGCGATGCCGGCGCTGCAGGGCGTCGTCAACGGCAACCGCCTGCGCGCGGCGGCCAACGAAACCATCGCCACCCTGCAATCGGCGCGCATCGCTGCGGTCCGCTTCAACCGACGCGCGGTCGCGTGCATGAGCGCGGATCCCAACGCGGCGGTCCCCTCGTGCCAGGCCGTCGATGCCAGCGGCTGGATCGTCTTCCTCGACGCCAACCGGGATGGCCAGTACGCAGCCAGCGAACGCCTCATCCGGCGCGCCAGCGTGACCGGCAGCGTGCAGCTGCTCGGCAGCGCCGCCTTGAACAGCAGGGTCACCTTCAATGCCGACGGCATGGCGCGCGATGCGGGCGGCAGCCTGCTCAACGCCGCCGTCGGCGTGTGCCTGCCCACGACCCAACCGCAGGACAACGAAAGCACCGTCAGCATTTCTGCAGGAAGCAGGATCCGCGTCAGCAGGAAGAACGCGGCGGGCAAATGCATCACGCCGGGAGATGTCCCATGA
- a CDS encoding pilus assembly protein translates to MSTSFSKSSRAAARRQLQGRLLAAAVTFLATLAAAPGYAVIIPNVPLQSQAEYPPANVRFILDDSGSMNLIAMPAALSDDKYDSGTGASGDLDDRQIKHASYGHNTIYYNPATVYKPWIKSDGTRFTDGTSYTHAYRHTALLSDEVDLSESTKTYYVPKSDAVLTSTDAGDFHRYQIRWVNRELRVVRSEWGKLSSKNRGESNAGCAGGNNGDDGWRECTFATPVTGRDEATEMANFATWYSYHRSRMKVAKAGASEALSRVGEKLRIGLDTINRNTTGIPYDIPVGSDEGLFRGANKDTWFARLQAARGNNSTPLHRALQRAGDYFSQTGTAGPWGPQAGTAQISCRQNFAILTTDGFWNSTDDYTSVGDADGTDGATILRPEGSAKDDYTYKPANPYRDNFVETAEKSRGDTLADVAMHYWKRDLRADLENNVPESFADPSFWQHMVTFGVSIGLKGRLDPKNDFDSIKNGTKHWPDPINGGENADRIDDLWHASVNGRGGFLVASNTKEFTEGLLQAFATVAERLGSASNVTANSTSFITNTRVYQASYVSGQWSGELAAYDASPTGVSDTPTWKASSLMPTSGRTFVTWDGSAGVAFPTAAQASLLNQSTRPVAPVGSADNVAYLKGERSQERQNKGQLRDRTSVLGDIVNSSPMYVKDTETIFVGANDGMLHAFDALTGVERFAYVPAGIDFAKLATLSSPQYSHEYFVDGPIVVSTRSVTADKNYLIGTLGRGGKGVYALDVTDPTRFRTSDVLWERNSGANMGYVLGEPMIATLNNGTVVAIFGNGINSASGKAVLFVVNLATGALLQEIDTGVAGDNGLSSPRGWDEDGNGTVDYVFAGDLKGNVWKFDFRTGGTGSIAFSGRPFFTAPSGQPITADLALAGDPVTGKRWVFAGTGSLMTKADLTDNSIQSMYGLIDDNSDVIAKSELQERTIAVVDTATGNRGFEPADTLPAGKRGWYLDLAKPVAGERVVNRPLIDGTALFFASVIPPTSNACDAGGKGYLNALDAFTGTSLQAPFFDSNGDGVFDDKDTLTHGSGKVVVGSMDPGIGMLTKPIIIRGPGRAIAVVGGSQGGKADPPINPPGTAPHRVSWREILRD, encoded by the coding sequence ATGTCTACCTCCTTCTCGAAGTCCAGCCGTGCCGCCGCTCGCCGGCAACTGCAGGGGCGGCTGCTTGCGGCTGCCGTGACGTTCCTCGCCACGCTGGCGGCGGCCCCGGGCTACGCGGTGATCATCCCGAACGTGCCCCTGCAGTCGCAGGCCGAATATCCGCCCGCGAACGTCCGCTTCATCCTCGACGATTCGGGTTCGATGAACCTGATCGCCATGCCCGCGGCGCTGTCCGACGACAAGTACGACTCGGGCACGGGTGCGAGCGGCGACCTCGACGACCGGCAGATCAAGCACGCGTCCTACGGCCACAACACGATCTATTACAACCCCGCGACCGTCTACAAACCCTGGATCAAGTCCGACGGCACCCGCTTCACGGACGGCACGTCCTACACGCACGCCTACCGCCACACCGCGTTGCTGAGCGACGAGGTGGACCTCTCCGAGTCGACCAAGACTTATTACGTCCCCAAGTCCGACGCCGTGCTGACCAGCACCGACGCGGGCGACTTCCACCGTTACCAGATCCGCTGGGTGAACCGCGAACTGCGCGTGGTGCGCAGCGAGTGGGGCAAGTTGTCGTCGAAGAACCGCGGCGAATCCAATGCCGGCTGCGCGGGTGGCAACAACGGTGACGACGGCTGGCGCGAATGCACGTTCGCGACGCCGGTGACGGGCCGCGACGAAGCGACCGAAATGGCCAACTTCGCCACCTGGTACTCCTACCACCGCAGCCGCATGAAGGTCGCCAAGGCGGGTGCGAGCGAAGCCCTGAGCCGGGTCGGCGAGAAGCTGCGCATCGGCCTGGACACGATCAACCGCAACACCACCGGCATCCCGTACGACATCCCGGTCGGATCGGACGAAGGCCTGTTCCGCGGCGCGAACAAGGACACCTGGTTCGCGCGCCTGCAGGCCGCGCGCGGCAACAACAGCACGCCGCTGCATCGTGCGCTGCAACGCGCCGGCGACTACTTCTCGCAGACCGGCACGGCGGGGCCGTGGGGGCCGCAGGCGGGAACGGCGCAGATCAGCTGCCGCCAGAATTTCGCCATCCTCACCACCGACGGCTTCTGGAACAGCACCGACGACTACACCAGCGTCGGCGATGCCGACGGCACCGACGGCGCCACGATCCTGCGTCCCGAAGGCAGCGCCAAGGACGACTACACCTACAAGCCGGCGAATCCCTACCGGGACAATTTCGTCGAGACCGCGGAAAAATCCCGCGGCGACACCCTGGCCGACGTGGCGATGCACTACTGGAAGCGCGACCTGCGCGCCGACCTGGAGAACAACGTCCCCGAGTCGTTCGCCGATCCGTCGTTCTGGCAGCACATGGTGACCTTCGGCGTCTCGATCGGCCTGAAGGGCCGGCTGGATCCCAAGAACGACTTCGATTCGATCAAGAACGGCACCAAGCACTGGCCCGATCCGATCAACGGCGGCGAGAACGCCGATCGCATCGACGACCTGTGGCATGCCAGCGTCAACGGCCGCGGCGGGTTCCTGGTGGCGAGCAACACCAAGGAATTCACCGAAGGCCTGCTGCAGGCATTCGCCACGGTGGCCGAGCGCCTGGGCTCGGCGTCGAACGTGACCGCGAACAGCACCTCGTTCATCACCAACACGCGCGTCTACCAGGCCAGCTACGTGTCGGGCCAGTGGAGCGGCGAACTCGCGGCCTACGACGCGTCGCCGACCGGTGTCTCCGACACGCCGACGTGGAAAGCCTCAAGCCTGATGCCCACCAGCGGCCGCACGTTCGTGACGTGGGATGGCAGCGCGGGTGTCGCGTTCCCGACCGCCGCGCAGGCCAGCCTGCTCAACCAGTCCACGCGTCCCGTCGCACCGGTGGGCAGCGCCGACAACGTGGCCTACCTCAAGGGCGAGCGCAGCCAGGAGCGCCAGAACAAGGGCCAGTTGCGCGACCGTACCTCGGTGCTGGGCGACATCGTGAACTCGTCCCCGATGTACGTGAAGGACACCGAGACGATCTTCGTCGGCGCCAATGACGGCATGCTGCATGCCTTCGATGCCCTGACCGGCGTGGAGCGGTTCGCCTACGTGCCGGCGGGCATCGATTTCGCGAAGCTGGCGACGCTGAGCAGCCCGCAGTACTCGCACGAGTACTTCGTGGACGGGCCGATCGTCGTTTCCACGCGGTCGGTCACTGCCGACAAGAACTACCTGATCGGAACGCTGGGGCGTGGCGGCAAGGGCGTCTACGCCCTGGACGTGACCGATCCGACCCGCTTCCGCACGAGCGACGTGCTGTGGGAGCGCAACAGCGGCGCCAACATGGGCTACGTGCTCGGCGAGCCGATGATCGCCACGTTGAACAACGGCACCGTGGTCGCCATCTTCGGCAACGGCATCAACAGCGCGAGCGGGAAAGCCGTGCTGTTCGTGGTCAACCTGGCCACCGGCGCATTGCTGCAGGAGATCGACACCGGCGTGGCCGGCGACAACGGCCTGTCCTCGCCGCGCGGCTGGGACGAGGACGGCAACGGCACCGTCGACTACGTCTTCGCCGGCGACCTGAAGGGCAATGTCTGGAAGTTCGACTTCCGCACCGGCGGCACCGGCAGCATCGCCTTCAGCGGCCGTCCCTTCTTCACCGCGCCGTCGGGCCAGCCGATCACCGCCGACCTCGCCCTCGCCGGCGATCCGGTGACCGGCAAACGCTGGGTGTTCGCGGGTACCGGCAGCCTGATGACCAAGGCCGACCTGACCGACAACAGCATCCAGTCGATGTACGGCCTGATCGACGACAACAGCGACGTGATCGCCAAGTCGGAGCTGCAGGAACGCACGATCGCCGTCGTCGACACCGCGACCGGCAATCGCGGCTTCGAGCCGGCCGATACGCTGCCTGCCGGCAAGCGCGGCTGGTACCTGGACCTCGCCAAGCCCGTCGCCGGCGAACGCGTGGTCAACCGGCCCTTGATCGATGGCACCGCGCTGTTCTTCGCCAGCGTCATCCCGCCCACCAGCAACGCCTGCGACGCCGGCGGCAAGGGGTATCTCAACGCGCTGGATGCGTTCACCGGGACCAGCCTGCAGGCCCCGTTCTTCGACAGCAACGGCGATGGCGTGTTCGACGACAAGGACACGCTCACGCACGGCTCGGGCAAGGTCGTCGTCGGCTCGATGGATCCGGGCATCGGCATGCTGACCAAGCCGATCATCATCCGTGGCCCCGGCCGTGCCATCGCGGTCGTCGGCGGTTCGCAGGGCGGCAAGGCCGATCCGCCGATCAATCCGCCCGGAACGGCGCCGCACCGCGTCTCCTGGCGCGAAATCCTGAGGGACTGA
- a CDS encoding DUF456 domain-containing protein yields MELQTLYYVLAVVMMVVGIAGTVLPALPGLPLVFAGMLLAAWAGGFAQVGGWTIAVLAILTLLSLGIDFMATAFGAKRVGASKPALVGAVLGTFAGLLFGIVGVFVGPFVGALLGELVWLRRVGGRELGQATKVGLGTWLGIVVGTILKLGVAFVMVGLFTVAWFVK; encoded by the coding sequence ATGGAATTGCAGACCCTGTATTACGTACTGGCGGTAGTGATGATGGTGGTCGGAATCGCGGGGACGGTGCTGCCTGCCCTGCCCGGCTTGCCGCTGGTATTCGCCGGCATGTTGCTGGCCGCCTGGGCGGGCGGATTCGCACAGGTTGGCGGCTGGACGATCGCGGTCCTGGCGATCCTGACGCTGCTGTCCTTGGGCATCGACTTCATGGCCACGGCCTTCGGCGCGAAACGTGTCGGTGCCAGCAAGCCGGCGCTCGTCGGCGCGGTCCTGGGCACGTTCGCCGGCCTGCTGTTCGGCATCGTCGGCGTGTTCGTCGGACCGTTCGTGGGCGCGCTGCTGGGCGAGCTGGTCTGGCTGCGCCGCGTCGGCGGGCGCGAGCTCGGCCAGGCCACCAAGGTCGGCCTGGGCACCTGGCTCGGCATCGTCGTGGGCACGATCCTCAAGCTGGGCGTCGCCTTCGTCATGGTCGGCCTGTTCACCGTCGCGTGGTTCGTCAAATGA
- a CDS encoding cold-shock protein, whose product MSRETGTVKWFNDAKGFGFISRENGEDVFVHFRAIQSQGFKSLKEGQKVTFTVVQGQKGLQADAVEPM is encoded by the coding sequence ATGTCCCGCGAAACCGGTACCGTCAAGTGGTTCAACGACGCCAAGGGCTTCGGCTTCATCAGCCGTGAGAACGGCGAAGATGTGTTCGTGCATTTCCGCGCGATCCAGAGCCAGGGCTTCAAGAGCCTGAAGGAAGGCCAGAAGGTCACGTTCACCGTCGTCCAGGGCCAGAAGGGCCTGCAGGCTGACGCCGTCGAACCGATGTAA
- a CDS encoding amidohydrolase family protein yields the protein MPAFAGAADDEAIAPGSPRQSGEGPYSQLILRGVTVVDGTGAPAFGPTDVVIEGNRIVDVKIVGNPGAPIDASKRPQLKAGGREMDLAGYYVLPGLIDMHGHIGGKEQGVNADYVYKLWLGHGITTVRDPGCGNGIDFCVSEQRRSAANSIAAPRIFPYAFFGMGRDTPMTKPEEARQWVREMKRKGALGMKCFGARPDLLAAAFDELKKQGMRSACHHAPLAVSRVNVLDTARQGLTTMEHWYGLPEALFDGQTVQQFPADYNFLDEQHRFGQAGRLWAQAAAPGTPHYEDVMKELLGLDFTIDPTFTIYLAGRDLMRARTADWHAQYTWPALWEFFRPNRANHGSFFYDWGTEDEVAWRDNYRRWMDFVNDYKNRGGRVTVGSDSGYIYQLYGFGTIQELELLREAGFHPLEVVRSATLNGAEALGADDRIGSVEPGKLADLLVVKENPLANLKVLYGTGHVRLDAAGKLGRVGGVDYTIKDGIVFDARQLREDVRTMVAAEKQRLGVPALMQPGD from the coding sequence GTGCCCGCATTCGCGGGCGCCGCCGACGATGAAGCCATCGCGCCCGGTTCGCCGCGCCAGAGCGGCGAAGGCCCCTATTCGCAACTGATCCTGCGCGGTGTGACCGTGGTCGATGGCACCGGTGCGCCGGCCTTTGGTCCGACCGACGTGGTGATCGAGGGCAACCGCATCGTCGACGTGAAGATCGTCGGCAACCCCGGCGCGCCGATCGATGCGAGCAAACGTCCCCAGCTCAAGGCCGGTGGTCGCGAGATGGACCTGGCGGGCTACTACGTCCTGCCCGGCCTGATCGACATGCACGGCCATATCGGCGGCAAGGAGCAGGGCGTCAACGCCGATTACGTCTACAAGCTGTGGCTGGGCCATGGCATCACCACCGTGCGCGATCCCGGTTGCGGCAACGGCATCGACTTCTGCGTTTCCGAACAGCGCCGCAGTGCGGCCAACAGCATCGCCGCGCCGCGCATCTTTCCGTACGCGTTCTTCGGCATGGGCCGCGACACGCCGATGACGAAGCCGGAAGAGGCGCGGCAATGGGTGCGCGAGATGAAGCGCAAGGGCGCGCTCGGCATGAAGTGCTTCGGCGCGCGCCCCGACCTGCTCGCGGCCGCCTTCGACGAACTGAAGAAGCAGGGCATGCGCAGCGCCTGCCACCACGCGCCGCTCGCGGTCAGCCGCGTAAACGTGCTGGATACCGCGCGCCAGGGCCTGACCACGATGGAGCACTGGTACGGATTGCCGGAGGCGCTGTTCGACGGGCAGACCGTGCAGCAGTTCCCCGCCGACTACAACTTCCTCGACGAGCAGCACCGCTTCGGCCAGGCCGGACGGTTGTGGGCGCAGGCGGCCGCGCCGGGCACGCCGCACTACGAAGACGTGATGAAGGAACTGCTCGGCCTCGACTTCACCATCGACCCGACCTTCACCATCTACCTCGCCGGCCGCGACCTCATGCGCGCGCGCACCGCCGACTGGCACGCGCAGTACACCTGGCCCGCGCTGTGGGAGTTCTTCCGTCCCAACCGCGCCAACCACGGCAGCTTCTTCTACGACTGGGGCACCGAGGACGAAGTGGCCTGGCGCGACAACTACCGGCGCTGGATGGACTTCGTCAACGACTACAAGAACCGCGGCGGCCGCGTCACCGTCGGCAGCGATTCGGGCTACATCTACCAGCTCTACGGTTTCGGCACGATCCAGGAGCTGGAACTGCTGCGCGAAGCCGGCTTCCACCCGCTGGAAGTGGTGCGCAGCGCCACGCTCAATGGCGCCGAAGCGTTGGGCGCCGACGACCGCATCGGCTCGGTCGAACCGGGCAAGCTGGCCGACCTGCTGGTGGTGAAGGAAAACCCGCTCGCCAACCTGAAGGTGCTCTACGGCACCGGCCACGTGCGCCTGGATGCCGCGGGCAAGCTGGGACGCGTCGGTGGCGTCGACTACACGATCAAGGATGGCATCGTCTTCGACGCGCGGCAGCTGCGCGAGGACGTGCGCACGATGGTGGCGGCGGAGAAGCAGCGGCTCGGCGTTCCCGCGCTCATGCAGCCCGGCGACTGA
- a CDS encoding phospholipase A encodes MRAALATALLAAAAPALAADAGDSTPIPEACVAITVDADRLACYDAAMKRGKSDTLAADQAASAARATKEVIQQYEHLERQTLPPKERTRRVVSDLFRKESGSVFDERIANAGKGSLLDSRWELAKDSKLGTFNFRAYKPVYLLPAFWSSNPNELPTSSNPSRVPPQRQALNKVEAKFQLSFKTKIAENLFGDNGDLWAAYTQSSRWQVYNADQSRPFRETNYEPEVLLAFRNNYSLGGWRGRMFAVGVNHQSNGRADPISRSWNRVVANIGLDREDWAVMIRPWWRIPDGRNEDENPGIEDYIGRGDITLVHRRNDHELALMARHSLRTGDASHGALQFDWGFPINRTLRGHVQVFDGYGESLIDYNHRAWYLGVGVSLLEWY; translated from the coding sequence ATGAGGGCCGCCCTTGCGACGGCCCTCCTCGCGGCCGCAGCCCCTGCGCTCGCGGCAGACGCGGGCGATTCGACGCCCATCCCGGAGGCGTGCGTGGCGATCACGGTCGATGCCGACCGCCTGGCCTGCTACGACGCCGCGATGAAGCGCGGGAAGTCCGACACCCTGGCCGCCGACCAGGCCGCCAGCGCGGCGCGCGCCACCAAGGAAGTGATCCAGCAGTACGAGCACCTGGAACGCCAGACGCTGCCGCCCAAGGAACGCACGCGGCGCGTGGTCAGCGACCTGTTCCGCAAGGAATCGGGCTCGGTCTTCGACGAGCGCATCGCCAATGCGGGCAAGGGCTCGCTGCTCGACAGCCGCTGGGAGCTGGCGAAGGATTCGAAGCTGGGCACGTTCAACTTCCGTGCGTACAAGCCGGTCTACCTGCTCCCCGCGTTCTGGAGCAGCAATCCGAACGAGCTGCCCACCTCATCGAATCCGTCGCGCGTGCCGCCGCAACGGCAGGCGCTGAATAAAGTGGAAGCCAAGTTCCAGCTCAGCTTCAAGACCAAGATCGCGGAGAACCTGTTCGGCGACAACGGCGACCTGTGGGCCGCGTACACCCAGAGCTCGCGCTGGCAGGTCTACAACGCCGACCAGTCGCGGCCGTTCCGCGAGACCAACTACGAGCCCGAAGTCCTGCTGGCCTTCCGCAACAACTACTCGCTCGGCGGCTGGCGTGGGCGGATGTTCGCGGTGGGCGTCAACCACCAGTCGAACGGACGCGCCGATCCGATCTCGCGCAGCTGGAACCGCGTCGTCGCCAACATCGGGCTCGATCGCGAGGATTGGGCGGTGATGATCCGTCCGTGGTGGCGGATTCCCGACGGTCGCAACGAGGACGAGAACCCCGGCATCGAGGACTACATCGGCCGTGGCGACATCACGCTCGTGCACCGCCGCAACGACCACGAGCTGGCCCTGATGGCGCGGCACTCGCTGCGCACCGGCGATGCCTCGCACGGCGCGCTGCAGTTCGACTGGGGCTTCCCCATCAACCGCACGCTGCGCGGCCACGTGCAGGTGTTCGACGGCTACGGCGAGAGCCTGATCGACTACAACCACCGCGCCTGGTACCTGGGCGTGGGCGTGTCCCTGCTCGAGTGGTACTGA
- a CDS encoding pilus assembly PilX family protein has translation MNAYTRRAARTGPQRQRGASTLIIVLLLLLVAAMIGLASLRGTLMEENMSASVRDRSLAFQAAEAALREGELLAATKPALPASGCAKGLCAKPDPAAAPVWDDASVWNDAPQAVVTLGGQTARPRYIVELLASNVPPRSSCTTSNVIGESSCSGTESRYRITALSQAEGRAEVMLQSVYAVP, from the coding sequence ATGAACGCATATACCCGGCGCGCGGCCAGGACCGGCCCGCAGCGGCAGCGCGGCGCCAGCACGCTGATCATCGTGCTGCTGTTGTTGCTGGTGGCCGCGATGATCGGCCTGGCCAGCCTGCGCGGCACGCTGATGGAAGAGAACATGAGCGCGAGCGTCCGCGACCGCAGCCTGGCCTTCCAGGCGGCGGAAGCCGCATTGCGCGAGGGCGAGCTGCTCGCGGCGACCAAGCCCGCGTTGCCGGCTTCGGGTTGTGCCAAGGGGCTGTGCGCCAAGCCCGATCCTGCGGCGGCCCCGGTGTGGGACGACGCATCGGTCTGGAACGACGCGCCGCAGGCCGTCGTCACACTCGGCGGGCAGACCGCGCGCCCGCGCTACATCGTCGAGCTGCTCGCCAGCAACGTGCCGCCGCGCTCGAGTTGCACCACCAGCAACGTCATCGGCGAAAGCAGCTGCAGCGGCACCGAAAGCCGCTACCGCATCACCGCGCTCAGCCAGGCCGAAGGCCGCGCCGAAGTGATGCTGCAGTCCGTCTATGCGGTCCCCTGA
- the pilV gene encoding type IV pilus modification protein PilV, whose protein sequence is MSTAIRRRRGHGFRHPRQAAGVGLIEVLIATVILAFGLLGIAALQMATLKKSQSSLSRSQATVQTYAILDAMRANRDAARIGKYNLTTMTCAAPDPTSLAMSDLANWIGSLKRDLGESACAMVVCGSVECEISVQWSDERAKGDSSYTTRTVTRL, encoded by the coding sequence ATGAGCACCGCAATCCGCAGGAGGCGGGGGCATGGCTTCCGTCATCCCCGCCAAGCCGCAGGCGTCGGCCTGATCGAAGTGCTGATCGCCACGGTGATCCTAGCGTTCGGCCTGCTCGGCATCGCCGCGTTGCAGATGGCGACGTTGAAGAAGAGCCAGAGTTCGCTCTCGCGCAGCCAGGCGACCGTGCAGACCTACGCCATCCTCGATGCCATGCGCGCCAACCGCGATGCGGCGCGCATCGGCAAGTACAACCTGACGACGATGACCTGCGCCGCGCCGGATCCGACCTCGCTGGCCATGAGCGACCTGGCCAACTGGATCGGCTCGCTGAAACGGGACCTGGGCGAATCGGCCTGCGCGATGGTCGTGTGCGGCAGCGTGGAGTGCGAGATCTCGGTGCAGTGGAGCGATGAGCGCGCCAAGGGCGATTCCAGTTACACGACCAGGACCGTGACGCGCCTATGA
- a CDS encoding PilW family protein → MNQHAPNARRARGFSLVELMVALVAGLIVTGATITVFLSTSRTYGTAESLGRVQENLRVAYELMSRDMREAAGNPCEKNLPRYNVLKNPASLWYTDFTAGIRGYEGTEAFPGSAFGTATAQRIAGTDAIELKSAMAGVSIVSHNPTSAQFKVGTVDHGLSNGDVVLACDFAQVAVFQVTNAQPGINNTIVHNNGTGTPGNCSKGLGFSSPVNCTTNGNQYAYGCYRGKFAGGGCDGDDDGIKNEAEDVWPAIIARMRMTRWYVGANGNGGRSLYQSSLRNNAGALVVDNNEIVEGVRDMGLQYLLAGAGGYVDASAVTVADWASDRVVAVRLDLTLQADQPAVADQIQRHLQLIVTIRNHAQ, encoded by the coding sequence ATGAACCAGCACGCACCCAATGCCCGCCGCGCGCGCGGCTTCTCCCTGGTCGAGCTGATGGTCGCGCTGGTGGCGGGCCTGATCGTCACCGGCGCGACCATTACGGTCTTCCTCTCGACCAGCCGCACCTACGGCACGGCCGAGAGCCTCGGCCGCGTGCAGGAGAACCTGCGCGTGGCCTACGAGCTGATGTCGCGCGACATGCGCGAAGCGGCGGGAAATCCCTGCGAGAAGAACCTGCCCCGTTACAACGTGCTGAAGAATCCGGCGAGCCTGTGGTACACGGACTTCACGGCCGGCATCCGCGGCTACGAGGGCACCGAGGCGTTCCCGGGCAGTGCCTTCGGCACCGCGACGGCGCAGCGCATCGCCGGCACCGATGCCATCGAGCTCAAGTCGGCGATGGCCGGCGTGAGCATCGTGAGCCACAACCCGACGTCGGCGCAGTTCAAGGTCGGCACCGTCGATCACGGTCTTTCGAACGGCGACGTCGTGCTGGCCTGCGACTTTGCCCAGGTCGCGGTGTTCCAGGTCACCAACGCGCAGCCCGGCATCAACAACACCATCGTCCACAACAACGGCACCGGCACGCCGGGCAACTGCAGCAAGGGCCTGGGTTTCAGCAGCCCGGTGAACTGCACGACCAACGGCAACCAGTACGCCTACGGCTGCTATCGCGGCAAGTTTGCCGGCGGCGGCTGCGACGGCGACGACGATGGCATCAAGAACGAGGCCGAGGACGTGTGGCCGGCGATCATCGCGCGGATGCGCATGACGCGCTGGTACGTGGGCGCGAACGGCAACGGCGGCCGCTCCCTCTACCAGTCCAGCCTGCGCAACAACGCCGGCGCGCTCGTCGTCGACAACAACGAGATCGTCGAAGGCGTGCGCGACATGGGCCTGCAGTACCTGCTCGCCGGGGCCGGCGGCTATGTCGATGCCAGCGCGGTCACGGTCGCGGACTGGGCCTCGGATCGCGTGGTCGCCGTGCGCCTGGACCTGACCTTGCAAGCGGATCAGCCCGCTGTCGCTGACCAGATCCAACGCCACCTGCAGTTGATCGTCACCATCCGGAATCACGCCCAATGA